The DNA sequence CACCGGAGCAGGAAATCGTCTACGCGGACAAGCTGCGTTACAGCTACCGGACGCTCAATGAGCGAATCAAGCAATTGGCCAACGCGCTGACGAACGCCGGCGTAAAGGCAGGGGACACGGTGGCGCTACTGGATTGGGACAGCCACCGCTATCTGGAGTGCTTCTTTGCCGTGCCAATGATCGGTGCGGTGTTGCACACGGTCAATATTCGCCTTTCCCCGGAGCAGGTGCTGTACACCATGAACCACGCCGAGGATGACCTGGTGTTGGTGCATGATGATTTCCTGCCCTTGATCGAGCAGATTCATGGTGAGCTGACGACCGTCAAGGGCTATATCCAGCTCAGTGATGTCGGCGCGACGCCGACCGAGCTGCCGGTGGTGGGGGAATATGAAAGCCTGCTGGCGCAGGCTGACGGTCACTTCGACTTCCCTGACTTTGACGAGAACTCGGTGGCGACCATTTTTTACACCACCGGTACCACTGGAAACCCCAAGGGCGTGTACTTCACGCACCGCCAGTTGGTGCTGCATACACTCAATGCGGTGGGCACGCTGGGCGTGTACCAGGGCTTGCCGTTGTTACGCTCCGACGACGTGTATATGCCCATCACGCCGATGTTTCATGTGCATGCCTGGGGCGTGCCTTATGTCGCGACGCTGATGGGGATCAAGCAGGTTTACCCGGGGCGGTACGAGCCCAATAGCCTGGTCAGGTTGTACCGCGAAGAAAAGGTCACCTTTTCCCATTGCGTGCCCACGATTCTGCAGATGATCCTGGGTTGTGATGAAGCGGCGCAGACTGACTTCAACGGTTGGAAAATGCTTCTGGGGGGAAGTGCATTGACCCAGGGCATCGCTGCCCAGGCGACGGCAAGCGGTATGCGCGTCCATAGCGGGTACGGGATGTCCGAGACCTGCCCGTTGCTGTGTTTGACCCACTTGCGTGAGTCGGATCTGGAACAACCGGCGCAAGCACAACTGGCTGCTCGCACCAAGACCGGGGTTGCAGTGCCGATGGTCGATTTGCGGATCATCGATGCCAACGGAATCGACGCGCCTCACGATGGCGTGGCGCAGGGTGAGATCGTGGTGCGTGCGCCCTGGTTGACCCAAGGCTACCTGAAGGAGCCCGAGCAAGGCGCGCAGCTCTGGGAGGACGGTTGGATGCACACCGGCGACATCGCCTCGATCGATGCCCTGGGTGTGGTGGAGATCAAGGACCGGATCAAAGACGTCATCAAGACGGGCGGGGAGTGGATCAGCTCGCTGGAATTGGAGAGCCTGATCAGCGAACACCCGGCCGTCGCTTCGGTTGCGGTGGTGGGCATTCCTGACCCGCAGTGGGGTGAACGTCCCGTGGCCCTGGTGGTGTGCGCGCCGGGAGAAGAGGTTGACTCCAAAGTGCTGGAGGCCCATCTGCATCAGTATGTTGAAAGCGGCCGTATCAACAAGTGGGCGATTCCCAGGCAGATCAGATTCGTTGCCGATATCCCCAAAACCAGTGTCGGCAAGATCAACAAGAAGCTGATCCGGGAAAACGAGTTGTCTCGGTAAGCGCTGCAAATCGAGCGTACTGGTCAAAAGGCCCTGTTATCTGGGCGGGGCCTTTTTTCCTGGTCGGGGGAGGGCTATGCCGACTCGGATAGCATCAAAACTGTCATCAATAGCAAAGTAACTGACGTCAAATGAAAAGCGCACCGGATGAGGACTCCTTAATGTCATCACTATAAAAGCTTCTGGCGATTGAGCCAGTCGAATGCTTAGCCCACTAAGCAGGAGAATAACAAAATGAAATTCGTGAAAAGCCTACTGGCTGCTTCGCTGGTCATGGCGCTGGCCATTGATGCTCAGGCGTCCGTGTCGAGTCAGGAAGCAGCCAAACTGGGCGCCAGCCTGACCCTGGTGGGTGCTGAAAAGGCTGGTAATGCCGATGGCTCCATTCCAGCCTATGACGGCGGTTTGACGACCGCTCCGGCCAGCTTCAAGACGGGCGATAGCATGCGGCCGGACCCTTTTGCCGGCGAAAAACCGCTGCTGGTGATCAATGGCAAGAACGTCGACCAGTACAAGGGCATGCTCACTGCCACCACGGTGGAGTTGGCCAAGCGCTACCCAAGCTACCGCATCGACGTGTATCCGACCCACCGCACCGCAGCACTGCCGCAGGCGGTACTGAACAACAGCCGCAGGAATGCCACCGCCGCCAAGTCCCTCGAAGGCGGGTTGGCCATCGACAACGCACTGCCCGGCGTGCTGTTCCCGATCCCGCAATCGGGCGCCGAGGCGATGTGGAACTTCTTGCTGCGCTACCAGGGGGTCAGCATCAATTCCAGGTACGACTCCTGGAACGTCGACTCGGCTGGCGTACCGAGCCTGGTTGTCACCGGCGAGGCGTTCATTTCCTTCCCGATGTACGAAAACTTGTCGAAGCCCATCGATAACTCTGAAATTTACCATCAGATGAAGTTGTCCTACACCGGTCCTGCGCGCCGGGCCGGCGAGTCGATCATGCTTAAAAACGCCGTCAACCCGACGCAGCAGCCGGGTCGAGGCTGGCAGTACCTGCCTGGCCAGCGCCGCGTCAAACTGGTATCGATCCTGGCCTACGATACGCCTAACCCCCATACCGCCCGCGCACTGGATCGTTACGACTGGAAGCTTTTGGGCAAGCAAGAAATGATCGTGCCCTACAACACCTACAAGCTGACCTACGCCCAGGATCCCAAGTCGCTGACCACCCCCAACCACCTCGCACCCGATTTCGTGCGCTGGGAGAAACATCGCGTCTGGGTCGTGGAGGGCAACCTCAAGGCGGGCGCACGGCACATCTACCAGAAACGCCGCTTCTACCTGGATGAAGACAGCTGGGCCGCTCTGGCCTCCGACCAGTACGACGCGCGTGGCCAGCTCTACCGTGGCTCCTTCGCCTTCCTCAGCCAGAGCTATGACAAGCAGGTTCCGGATGCCACACCTTTCATGACTTATGATCTGGCGCTCGGCACTTACAACATCAATGGTGTGGTAGGCCCTCACGGCGGTATCAAGTACATCGAACCGCTGTCGACTGCTCAGTGGTCGCCGGAGTCCATGGCGGGCGCGAGCATTCGCTAAGCACAGTGTGGCAAAGCGCCCGTTCGGACTCCCTCGCCTTGCGGCGAGGGGCCTCAGAAGGGTTCGGCAATGTATTTGAAGGGGTAATCGGTTGCCTTGTAATCACCGATCTTGCGTTTGGGCAGCTTGATCCTGGGTTGCTTGATCTTCTTGTAGGGGATGTGCTCCAGCAGGTGAGTGAGCAGGTTCAGCCGCACGCGTTTCTTGTCTTCCGAACGGGCGACATACCAGGGGGCCCATTCGGTATCGGTGGCTTCGAACATCTCGTCCCGGGCCCGGCTATAGTCGTCCCAGCGATCATAGGAGCGGATGTCCATGGGCGACAGCTTCCAGGTCTTGCGGCCGTCGGTGATGCGGTCTTCGAGGCGTCGCGTCTGCTCTTGCGGGCTGACTTCCAGCCAGTACTTGAACAGGAGGGT is a window from the Pseudomonas sp. LS1212 genome containing:
- a CDS encoding fatty acid--CoA ligase, giving the protein MVTTKIIAPAQGAYAYPLLIKSLLLSGARYAPEQEIVYADKLRYSYRTLNERIKQLANALTNAGVKAGDTVALLDWDSHRYLECFFAVPMIGAVLHTVNIRLSPEQVLYTMNHAEDDLVLVHDDFLPLIEQIHGELTTVKGYIQLSDVGATPTELPVVGEYESLLAQADGHFDFPDFDENSVATIFYTTGTTGNPKGVYFTHRQLVLHTLNAVGTLGVYQGLPLLRSDDVYMPITPMFHVHAWGVPYVATLMGIKQVYPGRYEPNSLVRLYREEKVTFSHCVPTILQMILGCDEAAQTDFNGWKMLLGGSALTQGIAAQATASGMRVHSGYGMSETCPLLCLTHLRESDLEQPAQAQLAARTKTGVAVPMVDLRIIDANGIDAPHDGVAQGEIVVRAPWLTQGYLKEPEQGAQLWEDGWMHTGDIASIDALGVVEIKDRIKDVIKTGGEWISSLELESLISEHPAVASVAVVGIPDPQWGERPVALVVCAPGEEVDSKVLEAHLHQYVESGRINKWAIPRQIRFVADIPKTSVGKINKKLIRENELSR
- a CDS encoding DUF1329 domain-containing protein — its product is MKFVKSLLAASLVMALAIDAQASVSSQEAAKLGASLTLVGAEKAGNADGSIPAYDGGLTTAPASFKTGDSMRPDPFAGEKPLLVINGKNVDQYKGMLTATTVELAKRYPSYRIDVYPTHRTAALPQAVLNNSRRNATAAKSLEGGLAIDNALPGVLFPIPQSGAEAMWNFLLRYQGVSINSRYDSWNVDSAGVPSLVVTGEAFISFPMYENLSKPIDNSEIYHQMKLSYTGPARRAGESIMLKNAVNPTQQPGRGWQYLPGQRRVKLVSILAYDTPNPHTARALDRYDWKLLGKQEMIVPYNTYKLTYAQDPKSLTTPNHLAPDFVRWEKHRVWVVEGNLKAGARHIYQKRRFYLDEDSWAALASDQYDARGQLYRGSFAFLSQSYDKQVPDATPFMTYDLALGTYNINGVVGPHGGIKYIEPLSTAQWSPESMAGASIR